In Burkholderia pseudomultivorans, the DNA window GTTCGAGCGTCGCGAGCCGCCACGGACGGCGGCCGGGCTGGTAGCCGAACGTCGCGCCTTCGGCGGCGAGCGTGGCGAGGCGACGCTCGAGGAAGTAGGGCGACCAGATGTGCGGCATCAGGTGTACCGGCGCGCGCAGCAGCGTGCGCAGCATCGGCGCGGCGGTCTTGTCGTACTGCGGCAGCAGCCAGACTTCGTCGAACGGCGCGCCGTTGATGATGTGCCCGGACGGCTTGTCGAAGATCGGCGTTTCGCACAGGCCCGCGTATGTGTGGCCGCAGAAGAATGCGACGCGCTTCTTGCCGAGCGCCTTCATGTGCTTGAGCCAGTCGACCGGCAGCTGCGCGCCCATTTCAATCACGACGTCGAGTTCGTGCGTGACGTCGGCCGGTTTCACGAGCGGCACGTCGAGGCCGTCGAGGTCGAGGCCGGCCGGCAGCGCCTGCGCGTCGCCGCCGTTCAGGAAATACACGGGACCGACGCGCTCCGAACGCTTCAGCATCATCGCGAGGAACGCGATGTTCTGGTGAATGCCGTTTTCCCAGATCGCCTGGCCGTCGCGCGCAAACAGCGA includes these proteins:
- a CDS encoding DUF2827 domain-containing protein — translated: MTDINETASGGTRRQRPAVGISLFARDGQAIWENGIHQNIAFLAMMLKRSERVGPVYFLNGGDAQALPAGLDLDGLDVPLVKPADVTHELDVVIEMGAQLPVDWLKHMKALGKKRVAFFCGHTYAGLCETPIFDKPSGHIINGAPFDEVWLLPQYDKTAAPMLRTLLRAPVHLMPHIWSPYFLERRLATLAAEGATFGYQPGRRPWRLATLEPNISVVKTCHYPMLACDEFYRARPDAVQHLFVVNAMHMKTHSTFVHFANSLDLVRHHKATFEPRLDLPGFMARHADAVVSHHWENGQNYLYYDVLYGGYPLFHNSTLLGDAGYYYPDFDSQAGGRALLDAWLHHDERADDYRTKTDRLLKSVSIDNPANLDAFVSRLVA